The genomic interval CAATGTCGACGTGACCCGGTTCTTCGCGCCCTACCCCTACCGATCACCGTGGGGCACAAGCAGTCCCGAAGAGGAGACGGCGGCGGCGCTGAGTCATCTGCGGCAGGTGATCGAGCTGGAGGGCCCGAACCACATCGCGGGCCTGATCCTGGAAACCGTCGTCGGCACCAACGGTGTCCTCGTCCCGCCGCCCGGCTATCTCGCGGGCGTGCGGGCGCTGTGCGACGAGTTCGGCATCGTCTATATCGCCGACGAGGTGATGGTCGGCTTCGGCCGGGTCGGCGAGTGGTTCGCGGTCCAGGCCTGGGAGGTCGAACCCGACATCATCACCTTCGCGAAAGGCGTGAACTCCGGTTATGTCCCGCTCGGCGGCGTCCTCATCGCCGAACGGATCGCGCAACGCTACGACGACACCCTGTATCCGGGTGGCCTCACCTATGCGGGTCACCCGCTCGCCTGCGCGGCGGGTGTGGCCTCCATCGGCATCTTCGAACGCGACGGCATCCTCGACCACGTCCGGACCGTCGGGGCGGACGTGCTCGGTAAAGGCTTGCAGGAGTTGGCGAGTCGGCATCCCAGCATCGGCGAGGTGCGCGGGCTGGGGTTCTTCTGGGCGCTGGAACTGGTCCGCGATCCGGCCACCCGGGAGCCGCTGATCCCGTTCGCCGCCACCGGTGCGGCGGCCGAGCCGATGCTGCGCGTGACGGCCGCCGCCAAGGAGCGCGGCGTGTGGCCGTTCAACGCGGGCAATCGATTCCAGATCGCGCCGCCGTTGACCACGTCCGCCGATGACCTGCGCACCGGGCTGGAACTCGTCGACGAGGTGCTGGAGGTGGCCGACGAATACGTGCGCTGACCCTCACTTCGGGGTGAGCTCGATGACTACGCCGCCCAGCTTCCAGGTCTGATAGATGTCGGCCTTGACCGGGGAACCGTCCTGGGCGAACCCGATGCCGTTGAACTTGGCGTTGGTCGGGTTGTCCCGGGCGATCACCTCGAACAGCCGCATCACGTCCAG from Nocardia goodfellowii carries:
- a CDS encoding aspartate aminotransferase family protein, whose translation is MSAADHVFYPWSVQGGPNPPMITGASGSWFWDEHGKKYLDFSSQLVNVNIGHQHPELIAAIVEQAQLLATISPTVGNQARSELARLITERAPGQLNRILFTTGGAEAVEHAVRLARSCTGRTKMLAAYRSYHGGTGTAIGLTGEPRRWGAEPTNVDVTRFFAPYPYRSPWGTSSPEEETAAALSHLRQVIELEGPNHIAGLILETVVGTNGVLVPPPGYLAGVRALCDEFGIVYIADEVMVGFGRVGEWFAVQAWEVEPDIITFAKGVNSGYVPLGGVLIAERIAQRYDDTLYPGGLTYAGHPLACAAGVASIGIFERDGILDHVRTVGADVLGKGLQELASRHPSIGEVRGLGFFWALELVRDPATREPLIPFAATGAAAEPMLRVTAAAKERGVWPFNAGNRFQIAPPLTTSADDLRTGLELVDEVLEVADEYVR